The Bacteroidetes Order II. bacterium genome contains the following window.
TTGGCTTTTCGGCGTGAGAGGTATAGGCGGTTCCAATGGGTTCATCACAACGGCAGCAGGGACCTGCTCTGGCCTCTTTCCTTCGTCCGCCTTTATTTCGTCTGTCGGTGGCTCACTTGCCGGATTCAGAACCAAGGTCTCAGGCTCTTCGTCTAAGGATTCATCTTGATTAGATTTAGGCTCATTCATCATGGCTCAGTACACGCTATTGGGTGGGATAATAGGCTTATTTAATTAGGCCCAAATTACGGGCAGCATCTATGATGGCACCTGCGATGGGTGCAACATCCCCTCCATGTTTTCCGGAATCTTCGGCGAGCACTGCCACCACCAGATGGCTTCCTTTGCCGTCGGGAACAAAGCCGACAAACCAAGCATGATCAAGATGTCCGGTTTGTTGGGCTGTTCCGGTTTTTCCAGAAATGGGCGAACGGTTTCCGGCAATGGACTTTGCCGTTCCCGTAGTTACCACCTTTCGCATCATGTTTTTAAGCAAAGCCGCCTGACCAGTTGTCAAAATGGTCTTCGGCGCTCCTACAAACGTGGTCTCTTCAAGAAAAAATCGCGGTTCTACTGCTTTGCCTTCATTGGCAACAGCCGCCGCCATCCGCGCCACATTAATAGGTGCCCCCACAACTTCCCCTTGTCCAAATCCAGCCTGTGCCAAGTTATGAAGGCTGTTTGCATACAGTCGTTCTAATTTTTGTTGTTTTTCAAATGCGCTGTTTCGAACCACAAAACCAAACGCATCCAAAACATATAACATTCCTTCAGGTCCCACACGATCGGCTGCCAAACTTGCAAAATAGACATTTCCGGAATATACAACCGCTTTTTCCATATCCACCACACCACTTGGCTCTCCTGACCTAAAATATCGTCCCCAACGGTTCCGTTGATCTACCAACACCGTCCAATTCGCAGCACCATCACCTCCTCTTCGGAAGGCCGCCATGGCTGTCGCCACTTTGAGGGTAGAGCCTGGAGGCTTAGACGCATAGAGTGCATGATCGAAGAGTGACACCTTAGACTGGGCCAGACTGGGGGAAATAAAGACTTCGTGGGGCAATGGGTACGATACCGAAGCCAGCAAGTCGCCCTTTTTGGCATCCAACACCACGGCCGAAACAATCTGATTTTTCTTCTGCAACCCCATTTGAGCAGTTTTAAGCCGCAAGACTTCCGCCACTTTTTGCTGAAGCCGTACATCAATGGTCAGCTTTAGGTCACGCTTTGTATTCAGAATTTTATCTGCATTTTTCGGATCCGCTCCCCGCAAGAAAGGTAATAACGGCGAATAATCGAACTTAACCACCGTATAGGTCGTATCGGTGCCATCTGCCAGCCGATGGGTGATCCTCCGGGCCACGGGCTTGTTATCATACCCTCTCAAGGTAGAAAGGTATCTATTTTCGGCATACAGGCCATTCGGAGCATTCCACTTTACCCGATTATTGAGGTCCCCCAGTAAATAAAAGGTGAGTGCCTCAAAAGGATAATGACGCTTAGGTGAAAGCAACTCATTTTTACTTAGTGGAAATCCAAGTTCCCGATATATTTTTTTAAAAGAAGTAAAAGCACTCGTATCCGAGGCAGCAAGCGGGATCCCATTCCGGTCATATATATTCCCTAAAGGCAGGGCGTCGCGAATGCGCAGCATACGTGGGTTATACGTATAACTTTTAAGGCCATCGGATTGTATGACGAGTGCTTGCTTAAGCGAAACCTCATCTGCTTGAATTAATTGAAGATACCCAACACGTCCCAAGACCAGCAACCCCAGCACCAAGAACGCATACCGTAAAGTTTGTATCGGTTTTCCGAAATCCTTTTCCTGAATTTGCCGAAATTGCTCCGACGGGTTTTGATTGGAAAGGCTCATCAACAATCCCGCAAAAACCAAGTGCATGATCACAGCCACCTTTCCATAACTGAGAAAGGGTGACACAACACCTGTTAGGGGCAACAATCCAAAAACCCCTCCCGCAATCAACACCAATTGGATCATCGTTGAAGCCACAATACCCAATCCTAGAAAAAGACTAAAGCGGGCATCGGTCCTTAAAGCAATCGCTAAACCACGATGAAAATATATGGCATAAAGCAAAACCACCGCCACCAAACCAAAGTACCCCAATTCCTCGCCAATCGCAGAAAGGATCATATCTGTATGGGCAGCGGGTGTATCTGCTGGAGAGCCATCCCCTAAACCCTGCCCCAACCAGCCACCCGCAGCCAGTGACCAGAATGAATATGCCAAATGATCTCCGCCGTCTGCTTCGTTATCCCAAGGAGAAAGCCACATCTCAATTCGCGAACCCACCGTTGGATTTAACTGATACATCACCCAAAATCCGGCGATAAGCAAAACTAAACCAAGCCCTAATGCCGCCCAATGATGCCGAGTAAAAGCATAGAGTACCAAGAAGGTGGTACAAATAACCAGGGCCGGACCAAGGTCTTTTTGTAAATAGAAAAACAAAAGGGCAAACGCTACACCAAACAAGATGGGCAACATCGCCTTTAGATTGGGCAAGCGGATGCCGGCCCACTCCACCCATATCGGTAGGTGCGCATCTAATTGGCGGATAAACTGCCATTTTCTGGCCAAATACCCCGCAAAAAAGATTAACAAGAACAATTTAATGATTTCGACAGGCTGGATCTCTGGCCCAAAAAACAGGAACAACCGCAAATTCACTTTGGCCGTACTCCCTTCTGGCCCAAAACCAATGGTGAGTAGCAGAAGAGAAATCAGCGCAGCCCCCCCTAACCACCAAAAACTCCGATTCCCCGTTTCGCTATAATCATACCCCCAATGCTGGATATCTATTAGGGACAAGGCCGTAAAGAAAACCAACCCTGCCCCGATGGCCAGAACAGTATCCCACCCCCTCAACAAATCCCGCAGAGGATCCGGAATGGCAAACATCATCAACAACCCCAGCCCTGTTAACATCATTAAAACGGACAATATATAAGGATCCCCATTAAACTGCCGAAAACGCCATACCACATGCACAAGCCAGAACAAGGCCAGAAACAAGCCTCCAAATAGAAAAAGGGCATAGGTAAAATCGTTAGGGTGTCGGACAACAACTTGGGGCTTAAGCCTTGAAAAAACAGCAGCTTCAATCAATCTTATGGTATGGGGTTGGGCCGTAAAATGTGCTTCTTCATGGTCTCGAAGGGTTAGATGACGGACACGGCGAAACTCCATATCCGGCTTCATGGCCAGCACGTAGTAGTCGCGATTGGCACCTAAGCCCTCGAAAACGAATTCGCCTG
Protein-coding sequences here:
- a CDS encoding FtsW/RodA/SpoVE family cell cycle protein; the encoded protein is MSTFTERTVTNAKMPFRHELRSQEALWLAFATLAMVFGFAALFFTKTEAFGETEQLMVQKKVINLNAMNNPAELRDVMRSLYPDAKDQRFVADAIFNRAQTGEIPNVGTLNKLKVPAREIEQKGGESLKARLENSWKQIGLSAKLVAQERGRPKSYPSVVRHRGGPFRISGSVRDATGNPLSGTLVTLDSEVRRDTVRTDASGEFVFEGLGANRDYYVLAMKPDMEFRRVRHLTLRDHEEAHFTAQPHTIRLIEAAVFSRLKPQVVVRHPNDFTYALFLFGGLFLALFWLVHVVWRFRQFNGDPYILSVLMMLTGLGLLMMFAIPDPLRDLLRGWDTVLAIGAGLVFFTALSLIDIQHWGYDYSETGNRSFWWLGGAALISLLLLTIGFGPEGSTAKVNLRLFLFFGPEIQPVEIIKLFLLIFFAGYLARKWQFIRQLDAHLPIWVEWAGIRLPNLKAMLPILFGVAFALLFFYLQKDLGPALVICTTFLVLYAFTRHHWAALGLGLVLLIAGFWVMYQLNPTVGSRIEMWLSPWDNEADGGDHLAYSFWSLAAGGWLGQGLGDGSPADTPAAHTDMILSAIGEELGYFGLVAVVLLYAIYFHRGLAIALRTDARFSLFLGLGIVASTMIQLVLIAGGVFGLLPLTGVVSPFLSYGKVAVIMHLVFAGLLMSLSNQNPSEQFRQIQEKDFGKPIQTLRYAFLVLGLLVLGRVGYLQLIQADEVSLKQALVIQSDGLKSYTYNPRMLRIRDALPLGNIYDRNGIPLAASDTSAFTSFKKIYRELGFPLSKNELLSPKRHYPFEALTFYLLGDLNNRVKWNAPNGLYAENRYLSTLRGYDNKPVARRITHRLADGTDTTYTVVKFDYSPLLPFLRGADPKNADKILNTKRDLKLTIDVRLQQKVAEVLRLKTAQMGLQKKNQIVSAVVLDAKKGDLLASVSYPLPHEVFISPSLAQSKVSLFDHALYASKPPGSTLKVATAMAAFRRGGDGAANWTVLVDQRNRWGRYFRSGEPSGVVDMEKAVVYSGNVYFASLAADRVGPEGMLYVLDAFGFVVRNSAFEKQQKLERLYANSLHNLAQAGFGQGEVVGAPINVARMAAAVANEGKAVEPRFFLEETTFVGAPKTILTTGQAALLKNMMRKVVTTGTAKSIAGNRSPISGKTGTAQQTGHLDHAWFVGFVPDGKGSHLVVAVLAEDSGKHGGDVAPIAGAIIDAARNLGLIK